A genome region from Methanobacterium sp. includes the following:
- a CDS encoding CBS domain-containing protein, whose translation MLTSVQKEILQSLINLYRNSEGMSVKGEEIAELMKRNPGTIRNQMQSLRSLGLVKGVPGPRGGYKPTIKAYHTLNIQDTDKKSQVPIYKGGELVKDISVAKIEFTSIPHPGECEAAIKAVGNIKILDLGDKIRVGPTPVNKLVVDGVVVGRDDMDNILLLDTTGIRSIPKRKVIEVATPNIITLDGLTTIRDAARVLSTNNIEGAPVMDDGEIRGMVTLSDISRALAEAREDMKVVDIMTKNAITVNEDVVIADAIEIMNKNQIGRLIVVDKAGNARGIVTRTDLLDKIAGLK comes from the coding sequence ATGCTCACATCAGTCCAGAAAGAAATACTACAGAGTCTTATAAATTTATATCGCAATTCCGAAGGCATGTCTGTCAAAGGGGAGGAAATTGCTGAATTAATGAAGCGTAACCCTGGAACTATCCGTAATCAGATGCAATCCCTCCGTAGTTTGGGACTGGTCAAAGGAGTACCAGGACCTAGGGGGGGATATAAACCAACTATTAAAGCTTACCATACTTTAAACATCCAGGACACGGATAAAAAGAGTCAGGTGCCCATATACAAAGGTGGGGAACTTGTAAAGGATATTTCCGTGGCTAAAATTGAGTTCACCAGTATCCCTCATCCTGGAGAATGTGAAGCAGCCATTAAAGCAGTGGGAAACATTAAAATCCTGGATTTAGGGGATAAAATACGAGTAGGCCCCACACCCGTAAACAAACTAGTAGTGGATGGGGTGGTGGTTGGTAGAGATGATATGGACAACATACTCCTCCTGGACACTACTGGAATCCGCAGCATCCCCAAAAGAAAAGTAATCGAAGTAGCCACACCCAACATAATAACCCTGGACGGATTAACCACCATACGGGATGCAGCCCGGGTTTTATCCACTAACAACATTGAGGGTGCACCAGTAATGGATGATGGGGAAATCAGGGGAATGGTAACCTTATCTGACATCAGCCGCGCCCTGGCCGAGGCCCGGGAAGATATGAAAGTGGTGGATATAATGACCAAAAACGCCATAACCGTCAACGAAGATGTGGTCATTGCTGATGCCATTGAAATCATGAATAAAAATCAGATCGGCCGCTTAATAGTGGTTGACAAGGCAGGAAACGCACGAGGAATCGTCACCCGCACAGACCTTCTCGATAAAATAGCAGGCTTAAAATAG
- a CDS encoding deoxyhypusine synthase gives MKIDPGMTTLQLMEEMGKSGVLGAGRLYRATKLLAELMGDEETTLFLSVAGPMVPGGLRKIIRDLLADGHVDVLITSGANLTHDLLEAFGGSHYRDHNETDEQLCQMGMGRIGDIYTKSEDFEVFESKINTLLGEISQKEDHMNIRQFLTEIGKCIQDPESIIHTATEKNIPIYAPGIIDSMLGLQLWMFTQENQLTLDAAGDMHELSDIVYGSKKVATVILGGGLPKHYALASNILTGGVDAAIQVTLDRSEAGSLSGAPLEEAKSWAKAKCESKLVTVIGDATIIFPMMVAGALELINKKND, from the coding sequence ATGAAAATAGACCCTGGAATGACCACCCTCCAGTTAATGGAAGAAATGGGGAAAAGCGGAGTTTTAGGGGCTGGCCGACTATACCGGGCCACCAAACTCCTGGCAGAACTAATGGGGGATGAGGAAACCACCCTCTTCCTGAGTGTTGCCGGACCAATGGTCCCTGGTGGTCTTAGAAAAATCATCCGGGATCTCCTGGCTGACGGCCATGTGGATGTGCTTATAACCAGTGGAGCCAACCTCACCCATGACTTGTTAGAGGCATTTGGAGGTTCACACTACCGGGATCATAATGAAACTGATGAACAACTCTGTCAGATGGGCATGGGTCGCATTGGGGACATATACACTAAATCAGAAGATTTCGAAGTATTCGAATCAAAAATCAACACCCTCCTGGGTGAAATCTCTCAAAAAGAGGATCACATGAATATCCGCCAGTTTCTAACCGAGATAGGGAAGTGTATCCAGGACCCGGAATCCATTATCCACACCGCAACAGAGAAAAACATCCCTATATACGCACCGGGCATTATTGACAGCATGCTGGGATTGCAACTCTGGATGTTCACCCAGGAAAACCAGCTCACCCTGGATGCAGCCGGAGACATGCACGAACTATCAGACATAGTCTACGGATCCAAGAAGGTAGCCACTGTGATACTGGGGGGAGGACTGCCAAAACACTATGCTCTGGCCTCAAACATACTCACCGGTGGAGTTGACGCAGCGATACAGGTAACCCTGGACCGCAGTGAAGCAGGAAGTCTGAGCGGAGCACCATTAGAAGAAGCCAAATCATGGGCTAAGGCCAAATGTGAATCCAAACTGGTAACCGTGATTGGAGATGCCACTATAATCTTCCCAATGATGGTGGCCGGGGCTCTGGAATTAATAAATAAAAAAAATGATTAG